AATTCAGCCTTTCCATTGGTAAAAACTACTAAGTCGGATGCGAGATCGTATATAAGAGGAAGCATATAAAATAAAGTATCTCCGTTCCCGATCAAACCCAGTTTGGAACCTCTCACTTCGAAGCCATGGCAATAGGGACAATGGAAGATTGATTTACCCCATAGTTCCTTATATCCCGGGACCTGTAAATATTTGTCTTCTACTCCGTATGCAAGAATGACTTTTTTGAAATGAAGAAGTTTGTCTGAGGATAACTTGGCAACAAAGCCTGATCCTGATTTTTCTACAGAAAGAACACTTCCTTCGAAAAAGCCGATAGTATTATATTTTTCTAAATCTTTTCTTACTAATTTTCTCCATTCTGCTGGATGGATCCCATCCCGAGTCGGAAAATTATTTAGATGAGAAGATGCCGCGTTTCTAGGACGACTATCGTCACAAACTAGGGCGGTTCTGCTCATTCTTCCTAAAGCTAACGCGGCACTGAGTCCTGCAGGACCTCCGCCTATAATTAATACTTCATGATCGAATTCCATTTTTGTCCTCCTTGAAGAACTGTTGATGATAATAATTATTGAAATTTTACCATGCTATAAACTGTAAATACATTTGGTAGAAATTTGGAATTTTTTGATTTTATTCCGAATTTAGTTGATTTATTGATACCAATTAGGTATCAATGTTGTATGGATTTATCTAAATTAAGATCTTTCATAGTCGTTGCAGAAGAATTGAATTTTAGGAAGAGCGCGGAAATTTTGGGAATGTCCCAACCTCCTCTGACTAGATTGATCTCTTCTTTTGAGGAAGAACTTTCCACTAAATTATTCGAAAGATCTACAAGGCATGTAAAACTTACTGGAGCTGGAGTCCATCTCCTAAAGGAAGGTAGGGAGATCATTGCGAAAGCGGAAAAAATAGAAAAAGAAGTTCGCTCTATTGGTAAACTCAAAGCTGGGGGCTTAAGTATCGGTTTTTCAACAACTAGTTTTATGGCGAGCCTACCTCAGATCATCAACGAATTTCAGGATCGATTTCCACGAATCAAGCTGCAACTTCAGCAGGAAACTCGAAATAGGATCATCAAAGGTTTAAAATCAGCCCAATTCGATATTTGCTTTTTAGAAGGAGAAGTTGCCGATCCTCGTTTGGAAAAACATCCTGTTCATGACGAAGTACTTGGTATCCTTGTTCCGAAAAAACATCCTCTTGCTAAAAGGGAGGAAATCGAATTTAAAGAATTAAAAGACGAAACTATTATATTACATCCTAAAAAAGACTCAGGAAGTTTTTATGATACGATCTCTTCTCTATTTAAACAAAGCGGTATTAAGCCCAAGGTTTATATAAAGAATGAAAGGGAAAGTTGTCCTATCTTGGTGGCTACTGGTAAAGGAGTGTCTTTAACGATCTTAGGTGCACAGAATTTTGCACCTGCGGATACCAAATTTGTCCCGATCAGACAATTATATTTACCGGTTTCTGTTTTTTATGTTCCGGAAAATCAAAATCCTTCCTTAAAAACTTTTTTAAGTTTTGTATCTGAAAGTAGCTTTATCAAAAACAAACACGCGGAATGCCTCATGGATGTAATGAGGCTCTGATATTATTCAGTCCAGGCAACTTGGATTTCTCTTGGTCCAACAAAGGGAAGTCTTCCGTGAGAAACGGAATAATTATCTAAATAAAGAATATCATCTTTCTGCCAGGAGAAAATTTGAATATTCTTCCAGAAGACGCCTATGATTGTTTTGATATCTTTATTAGAAATTTCTGATCCATCTCCGTAAGTTGCATGAACATCCAGATCTTCGGATTTACTGAATAGTTTTTTGATACCGGTTAATAAATTTAGGATCAAATAAACCCCGAGTCCTCTTAAGGTTTTTTGTCTTTTGAAAACATATTTATATTCTAATCTAGGAGAATCTATATGAAATGTTTGGCTATGATTATGCCAAGCTTTTGAACCTGCGATCGGATGTTTTCTGACACCTACTTGAGAATTAATTAATCTTAATTTATTTCCGGGTAACCATTCATGAACGAAATCCTGTTTTTTTATCTCCTTCTCAGCCTCTTTTTTATCTACAGTCTTGAACATTTCATTCCAAGGTTTTGTTTTCCAAAGACTATAACGAGAAGCGCCCGGACCGTCATAATGGCGAATGTACTTGATACCTTGTTTCTCCACCTTGTCGGAAATATGAGAAGGCATTTCTCTCAAAACCGTTCTTAGATCAGTGATAGGTGTTTCTCCGTTTTTAGAAGGAGCTACCTTCGCATAAAAGAAAAGTTTTTTAGGGGGTTTATTTAAGAAGCTCATCTCCGCATGTTGCATGATAGGATAAGCGGAAGGAAGTTCACTCGCAGTATGAACAAACTTAGTCTTTTTATCTCTGGGAGAAGTTCCTAAATATGCTTCCGAAAGATTGGAATCTAAACCTAAAGCGACCTTTTCAAAATTTTCGGAAGAACCTACATTAAAACCTCTGAATAGGATCGCGCCATAGATCAATAGATCTCTTTGGATTTCTTTTTGGTTCTTCTTGATCCAATTCGTTAGATGTTTTAGATCCGCTTTCTCCGGAGAAGAAGGAGAGTATACGATAGGAAGGTTCAGGCCCTTTATTAGATTTTTGGATATTTCTTCCGAAGTTTTAGCTGGCATATAGATTCCCCTTAAAAACCAGTTCAGCGAAACCACAGATCTGCTTCGATTTGTATATCTAATATATTGGAATAAAAATCGTTATTATGGATAATGATTTATACAAATGCGCAGTATATTATACATTTGTTCAAAATTTAGAGGTGGCTTGGAAACAGGATCGACTTAGGGACTTTTCTCACAAAACTTCCTCCAACTTATGAAATTATCCAAATTATTAATAGCAAATCGGGGAGAAGTTTCCATTCGAATTGCAAGAGCCGCCGGAGCCTTAGGAGTTCCTACCGTTTCTATCTATTCAGAAGACGACGTAAATTCCAGACATAGATTGGCGACTGATAGTTCTATTCCTCTAAAAGGGAGCGGGGTGAAATCTTATTTAAATCAGGAAGAGATACTCTCTATCGCAGTACGAGAAGGTTGTGATTCCATCCATCCAGGGTATGGATTTTTAAGCGAGAACCCGGGCTTTGCAAAAAGATGCGAAGATTCAAAAATTAAATTTGTAGGTCCGGATTCCAAGACACTTGAGATCTTGGGAGATAAATTAAAAGCGGTCTTACTCGCAGAATCTTTAGGAGTTCCTACCTTGCCGGGACTTCGCAAGATAATCGATCTGAAAGAAGCAAAAGAATTCCATTCTAAAAATGGAATATTCTTATTGAAGGCGATCGCCGGAGGTGGTGGAAGAGGGATCCGGATCATAAACAGTGTCGAGGAATTAGAAACAAAGTTTAAAAGTTGTTCAGAAGAAGCCTTACATTCATTCGGAAATTCCAATTTATACGCCGAAAAATATCTATCTATAGCTAGACATGTAGAAGTCCAGATTTTGGGAGATGGTTCCGGTAAGATCATCCATTTTTGGGACAGGGATTGTTCTCTACAAAGAAAAAACCAGAAGTTACTTGAGATTGCACCTTCTCCTTTTTTAGATCCTAAGATCAGGGAAAAGATCATCTCTTATTCATTGCAGATGTCTTCTCATCTTTTGTATAGAAGTTTAGGCACTTTTGAATTTTTGATCAGCCCAGAATCAAAGATTTATTTTATAGAATCCAATCCTAGATTACAGGTAGAACATACGATCACTGAGGAAATCACCGGAGTAGATCTTGTAGAAGCACAATTGGAAATTGCTTCCGGAAAGTCCTTACAGGAAATAGGTTTGGAACAAAAGAATCTGGAATTTCCTAAAGGTTATGCAATCCAGATCCGGATCAATTCGGAGACGTGGGACCAAAAAGGAGAGATCATTCCTTCTTCCGGGAAAATAAAAGTATTCGAGCCGAGTTCCGGTCCTGGGATCAGAGTGGATAGCTCCGCTTATTCAGGTTATGAGGTCGGTCCTAATTTTGATTCCTTACTTGCAAAATTAATCGTTCATTCTAAACATTCCGAATTTTCCAAACTAATTCATTCTGCGTATCGTGCATTATCCGAATTTAGGATAGAAGGTATCAAAACGAACCTTCCTCTTCTTTTAAATGTGTTTAAAAGAAAAGAATTGGGAACAT
Above is a genomic segment from Leptospira selangorensis containing:
- a CDS encoding TauD/TfdA family dioxygenase, giving the protein MPAKTSEEISKNLIKGLNLPIVYSPSSPEKADLKHLTNWIKKNQKEIQRDLLIYGAILFRGFNVGSSENFEKVALGLDSNLSEAYLGTSPRDKKTKFVHTASELPSAYPIMQHAEMSFLNKPPKKLFFYAKVAPSKNGETPITDLRTVLREMPSHISDKVEKQGIKYIRHYDGPGASRYSLWKTKPWNEMFKTVDKKEAEKEIKKQDFVHEWLPGNKLRLINSQVGVRKHPIAGSKAWHNHSQTFHIDSPRLEYKYVFKRQKTLRGLGVYLILNLLTGIKKLFSKSEDLDVHATYGDGSEISNKDIKTIIGVFWKNIQIFSWQKDDILYLDNYSVSHGRLPFVGPREIQVAWTE
- a CDS encoding LysR family transcriptional regulator, coding for MDLSKLRSFIVVAEELNFRKSAEILGMSQPPLTRLISSFEEELSTKLFERSTRHVKLTGAGVHLLKEGREIIAKAEKIEKEVRSIGKLKAGGLSIGFSTTSFMASLPQIINEFQDRFPRIKLQLQQETRNRIIKGLKSAQFDICFLEGEVADPRLEKHPVHDEVLGILVPKKHPLAKREEIEFKELKDETIILHPKKDSGSFYDTISSLFKQSGIKPKVYIKNERESCPILVATGKGVSLTILGAQNFAPADTKFVPIRQLYLPVSVFYVPENQNPSLKTFLSFVSESSFIKNKHAECLMDVMRL
- a CDS encoding NAD(P)/FAD-dependent oxidoreductase gives rise to the protein MEFDHEVLIIGGGPAGLSAALALGRMSRTALVCDDSRPRNAASSHLNNFPTRDGIHPAEWRKLVRKDLEKYNTIGFFEGSVLSVEKSGSGFVAKLSSDKLLHFKKVILAYGVEDKYLQVPGYKELWGKSIFHCPYCHGFEVRGSKLGLIGNGDTLFYMLPLIYDLASDLVVFTNGKAEFKKEQRTLLDKKKIRFIEDKITGFVYEGEKLKSVNLENTESVERDGLYALPTFPFNLKSTIGEALGCEKDQFGFYKVSERGKTSVDGVYACGDNSNGAHSVLLAAASGGMAGAGIVHELLSEKLLE